From Ancylothrix sp. D3o:
GCAAGACAACTAGGGCAAACACAGGTCAACCCCACCTATGGATTTACCGATTTTATTCCCAGCACCAGCGGTATTTCTCAGACGACTCGCGTTATAGAAAACGCCTTGCCTGCGCTTTACAATCCCTTTGGTTTTTGTAACGCAAAAAGCTATTAACCGGCCTCGTTTTTGCCTAGTTATTATAGGGACTTCGCAACCCAGCCCTGTCCCTACCATCCCTCAATAGTGGCCTAAATATTGAAAATTGTTATACCCTAAGATTAACTCACAAATTTAGCCATCTGTAAAATTCCGAAAAACTCAAAATTATGGCACGTTCTCGGCTACAAAAACTCATCGACTATATGCGTCCCCACTGGCGACAAGCTTCTTTAGGCGTGGGAGCATTATTTGTTGTTAATGCAGTGGGGGTTTATATTCCGCTGTTGATTCGCAACAGCGTTGATAAATTGAAACAAGTGTTAGAAACACCGGCCAGCAACAGCATTCAACCAATTTTACCCTACATTTTTCTAGTTTTATTACTGGCAAGCATTATGTGGGCAATTCGCGTCGCATCGCGGATGTTATTATTTGGGGTAGGCCGGCAGGTTGAATTTGATTTAAAGCAAAGTATCTTTCAACATCTGCTCAAATTAGAACCCGCCTATTTTGCCAACACCAGCACCGGCGACCTTATCAACCGCGCCACATCAGATGTTGATAATATCCGCCGTTTGTTAGGGTTTGCAGTATTAAGTTTAGCCAATACTGTTTTCGCTTATGGCTTAACTTTGCCCGTGATGTTAACCATCAATATCCGCTTGACTTTATTGGCAATTGCTGTTTATCCAATCATGCTTTTATTAGTGCAACTGTTTGCCAATAAATTGCGAAATCAACAGCAGAGAGTACAGGAAGAACTTTCAGGTTTAAGCGAGTTAATACAAGAAGACATGAGCGGTATAGGTCTCATTAAAATATACGCTCAAGAAGAAAATGAGCGCCGCGCCTTCCGAGAGAATAATGAGCGCTTATTTCGAGCCAATTTAAGCCTAGCAAGAACCCGGACACTGTTATTTCCCATTTTGGCCGGTTTAGCCAGTTTAAGTTTGCTAATTTTGCTGGCATTTGGTGCCGGTGCCATTGCTGCACAAGAAATTAGCGTCGGCGATTTTATAGCCCTCATTTTATATGTTGAGCGCCTCGTATTTCCCACCGCTTTATTAGGCTTTACAATCACCGCCTATCAGCGAGGAGAAGTCAGCATAGATCGCATCGAAGCCATATTAACTGTAGAGCCAAAAATTACCGATCCAAAACAGCCAATTTCCTTACCCGTGCCGGTGCGCGGCAAAATCGAAGCGCGCGATTTAACTTATTCTTATCCAGGCTCAAAAGTTGAGGCATTATCTCATATCAATTTTACCATAGAACCAGGAGAAACCGTTGCCATAGTCGGCCCGATTGGTTCAGGAAAATCAACTTTAGCCAATGCTTTACCCCACTTGTTAGAAATATCACCTGGCCAGTTATTTTTGGATAATTGCGATATCACCAAATTGCGCTTAGAAGACTTACGAAAAGCAATTTCTTATGTGCCGCAAGACAGTTTTTTATTCAGCGCTACCATCAAAAATAATATCCGCTATGGCAATCCCCTCGCCGAAAAAAACCAAGTAGAAAATGCAGCCAAAGAAGCCCAAATTCACCCAGAAATTTTGAACTTTCCCCAACAGTATGAAACCGTTGTGGGAGAAAGAGGAATTACACTTTCTGGCGGACAAAGACAGCGTACAGCTTTATCGCGTGCATTATTAATGGAAGTGCCGGTTTTGATTTTGGATGATGCGCTTTCGAGTGTTGATAACCAAACAGCCACCCAAATTTTAAATAACTTATCTGCCGGCACTCAGAAAAAAACCGTGATTTTTATTTCCCATCAAATGTCTGCAACCGCACTCGCAGATCGCATTTTTGTCATGGATAAAGGGCAAATTGTCGAAACCGGCACCCATGCAGAATTAATCGCCAATGACGGTTTATATCGTTCCCTCTGGGATCAGCAAAAACTAGAGGAACTATTACGTTAGTTTCCACCAATTAAAACCAGTTGTTAGACAACTAATAAAAACCCCCAAAAGGGGTTATTTTTTTGTTGACAATTGAGGCAGATTTGCGCTAAATTTAGATAAGGGGAAGTAGGGAGATTTAGAGATGACGCAAGAATTAACAGATTTAAGAAACAGCATACTTGAGGGAAGATATGAAGATGCTCTTTTCATTGTCGATGAATTGGAATCAATGAGTAAAGAAGATAAAATTAATAAAATTAAATCCTATTTGGTTAGAATCATGGTTCATTTAATAAAAAACCAGATAGAACAGCGTCTAAATAATTCTTGGTCGGCATCGATTACCGATTCTATCGCAGAGATAAAAACCACCAATTTAAAAGATAATAAAACCTCCTATTATATTAAAGAGGGAGATTGGGGAATCTTACTAGAAGAGGCGATGGGGAGAGCCATTCGGCTTGCTGCTGTAGAAGTGCAAGGCGGAAAATTAAGACCGGCTCAACTTTCAGCTATGATAGATAGAAAACAACTTATCCAAACCGCTGAAAACTTGCTAAATTTAACTTATGAACATTCCGGTGAAACACTTTTAGATATCGTTGATACCTATTTAGTTCAACTACCAGGCGGCGAAAATTGGCAATTGGGGAGAGATTAGAATGACTCAAGAATTAAGGAATTTAAGAAACAGCATCCTTGAAGGAAGATATGACGATGCTCTCTCCATCGTCGATGAATTAGAATCGATGAGTAAAGAAGATAAAATTAATAACATCCAATCCTATGTAATTCGCATTTTAATTCATCTCATCAAAATTCATATTGAACAGCGATTAACAAATTCTGGTAGAGCATTAATTTCCCAATCAGTCAACCGCATTAAACGTCTCAATCTTAAAGACAGTAAAAACTCTTACTATCTTAAGCCTGGTGAATGGGAAAAAATGCTAAAAAACTCGATAGAAGAATCCATAGATTTAGCCTCCGTAGAAGTGCTGGACGGAACACTAAAACCCGAAAGAATTTCCGAACTAATAGACAAAAATCAAATTCTTGAAACTGCTCAACAATTCCTATATTTAACCTATGAATGTTCAGGCAACGAATTAACTCAGATTATCCGTCACAAACTGGCTCAACTATCTAGCGTAAAAAAATGGCAACATCGAGATTAAATCTTGCCGGTTTACCAAAACTCGAAACCTGGATTAGCACCGCTCAAAATCACGCCAAATCTGGCACTCTCCCCTCCTACATCCCCCCACTTGCCCAAGTCGATAAAGCAGCCTTTGCGCTCTGCCTAGAAGCCATTGACGGCGAAAAAATAACGCATGGTGACACGAGTTTAACTTTCCCGTTAATGAGCGTCATAAAGCCATTTTTACTGCTTTATTGTCTTGCCGAATTTAAAGAAAAAACCGTATTTAAAATCGTTGGCACAGAATACTCAGATCAACCATTTAATTCTTTCGCCCAATTGCAACAAGACGGCGGAAAACCACGCAACCCTATGATCAATAGTGGGGCAATTGCCTTATCATCCTTACTTCCGGGGAAAGATGGTTTTTCTTGTTGTCAAACTCTCCAAAATTGGCTGAATCACCATGCAAACTGCCGACTTTTTTTAGATGAAAAATTGTTATACTCGGTTAATTCTACCCCAAATCCCCGCAATCAAGTTATCGCCGCCGAATTAGAAAAAGCCGGTTATATTCAAAACGCGGAAATTGCCCTCGATACCTACAATCACATCTGCTGCTTAGCGGGAAACATTGCTGATCTAACCCAGTTAGGGATGTTGCTGGTAAAGCCGATTTTTTCCCCCTATAGTCGGATGGTAAAAGCTATTATGTTAACCTGCGGTTTATATCAAGCTTCTAGCCGGTTTGCGGTGGGTGTTGGAGTGCCGGTGAAATCGGGAGTAAGCGGCGTAATTTTAGCCGTAATTCCGGGGGAAGGCGTTATCGCTTGTTATAGTCCGCCGTTGGATGCT
This genomic window contains:
- a CDS encoding glutaminase translates to MATSRLNLAGLPKLETWISTAQNHAKSGTLPSYIPPLAQVDKAAFALCLEAIDGEKITHGDTSLTFPLMSVIKPFLLLYCLAEFKEKTVFKIVGTEYSDQPFNSFAQLQQDGGKPRNPMINSGAIALSSLLPGKDGFSCCQTLQNWLNHHANCRLFLDEKLLYSVNSTPNPRNQVIAAELEKAGYIQNAEIALDTYNHICCLAGNIADLTQLGMLLVKPIFSPYSRMVKAIMLTCGLYQASSRFAVGVGVPVKSGVSGVILAVIPGEGVIACYSPPLDAEGNSLVGLFLVEQIVKSFNLSVFE
- a CDS encoding ABC transporter ATP-binding protein; its protein translation is MARSRLQKLIDYMRPHWRQASLGVGALFVVNAVGVYIPLLIRNSVDKLKQVLETPASNSIQPILPYIFLVLLLASIMWAIRVASRMLLFGVGRQVEFDLKQSIFQHLLKLEPAYFANTSTGDLINRATSDVDNIRRLLGFAVLSLANTVFAYGLTLPVMLTINIRLTLLAIAVYPIMLLLVQLFANKLRNQQQRVQEELSGLSELIQEDMSGIGLIKIYAQEENERRAFRENNERLFRANLSLARTRTLLFPILAGLASLSLLILLAFGAGAIAAQEISVGDFIALILYVERLVFPTALLGFTITAYQRGEVSIDRIEAILTVEPKITDPKQPISLPVPVRGKIEARDLTYSYPGSKVEALSHINFTIEPGETVAIVGPIGSGKSTLANALPHLLEISPGQLFLDNCDITKLRLEDLRKAISYVPQDSFLFSATIKNNIRYGNPLAEKNQVENAAKEAQIHPEILNFPQQYETVVGERGITLSGGQRQRTALSRALLMEVPVLILDDALSSVDNQTATQILNNLSAGTQKKTVIFISHQMSATALADRIFVMDKGQIVETGTHAELIANDGLYRSLWDQQKLEELLR
- a CDS encoding DUF29 domain-containing protein, whose protein sequence is MTQELTDLRNSILEGRYEDALFIVDELESMSKEDKINKIKSYLVRIMVHLIKNQIEQRLNNSWSASITDSIAEIKTTNLKDNKTSYYIKEGDWGILLEEAMGRAIRLAAVEVQGGKLRPAQLSAMIDRKQLIQTAENLLNLTYEHSGETLLDIVDTYLVQLPGGENWQLGRD